In Persicimonas caeni, a single window of DNA contains:
- a CDS encoding HEAT repeat domain-containing protein: MKLPGDNRVRRVVLVVSAALFVAACASVATQMSVEEPDPTAHSGDLRVERAPQPPPFVPPPEPAGEFWAMPDVEQRQPAFPFLPGESQEASRSVADVTHGWLINAKRIPQPHPHLQTLSVQYTRGLNYTSDQMLALLESAGAHVAKEFPGTVLHLGNFSAQGGGDIPYSVSHNSGRDGDLGFFVVDEAGDPVAPPDLLPLDENGRYEGEEGTFVFDAPRNWALVEGMIESDAAQLQYIFISEPLKRMILDAAHEQGASSDTIEKAEVLLHQPGGALPHNDHFHIRIYCSEIDVASGCRDYGRKLSGYESHWRSKRKATKAALVALGATDASVRLAAVRRLALLKARKHAGKIAARLDDDNPQVRAAAARVLSQLGRGDKAIAERLAKEEDAQALVEMIGALGELGGRTAMDALAAQLESPRPIELPGALETDARAFVAEALVHTESAKPVPHLIAALQSDHADVRLSAARALRILTNHRHAEDAEFRDDALAAEAATRWQTWYEENGDKGRDDWLACGFKDAGYEVERLSVKHVWDLCRAVADADHLSYNAQRVLMRISGREPASLSWPKHDANFYWRRWFERRWRRFGAPPIPQELSTLR, from the coding sequence CAGCGCTGCGCTTTTTGTGGCGGCTTGTGCCAGCGTCGCGACCCAAATGAGCGTCGAGGAGCCCGACCCGACTGCGCACTCGGGAGATCTGCGAGTCGAGCGGGCGCCGCAACCGCCGCCGTTTGTGCCGCCCCCCGAGCCTGCCGGCGAGTTCTGGGCGATGCCCGACGTCGAGCAGCGACAGCCGGCTTTTCCTTTCCTGCCCGGAGAGTCGCAAGAGGCGAGCCGTTCGGTGGCCGACGTCACCCACGGCTGGCTCATCAACGCCAAGCGCATCCCCCAGCCTCACCCGCACCTGCAGACGCTATCGGTCCAATACACCCGCGGGCTCAACTACACCTCCGACCAGATGCTCGCGTTGCTCGAGAGCGCCGGGGCGCACGTGGCCAAGGAGTTTCCGGGGACCGTGCTCCATCTGGGCAATTTCAGCGCGCAAGGTGGAGGGGATATCCCCTATTCGGTGTCGCATAACTCGGGCCGCGACGGCGACCTCGGCTTCTTCGTGGTCGACGAGGCCGGCGATCCGGTAGCGCCGCCCGATCTGTTGCCGCTCGACGAAAACGGCCGCTACGAAGGTGAGGAAGGGACATTCGTGTTCGACGCGCCCCGAAACTGGGCGCTCGTCGAAGGGATGATCGAGTCGGATGCGGCACAGTTGCAGTACATCTTCATCTCCGAGCCGCTCAAGCGCATGATCTTGGACGCGGCGCACGAGCAGGGCGCTTCGAGTGACACCATCGAAAAAGCTGAAGTGCTACTTCACCAGCCCGGGGGAGCGCTTCCGCACAACGACCACTTTCATATTCGGATTTACTGCTCCGAGATCGACGTGGCTTCGGGGTGCCGAGACTACGGGCGCAAGCTCTCCGGCTACGAGTCGCACTGGAGGTCGAAGCGAAAGGCGACCAAAGCAGCGTTGGTGGCGCTCGGGGCGACCGACGCTTCGGTGCGGCTGGCAGCCGTTCGCCGGCTCGCGCTTCTGAAAGCGCGAAAGCACGCCGGAAAGATTGCTGCGCGTCTTGACGACGACAACCCACAGGTGCGTGCCGCGGCGGCGCGCGTTCTCAGTCAACTCGGTCGTGGCGACAAGGCCATTGCGGAGAGACTTGCGAAAGAAGAGGACGCCCAGGCCCTCGTCGAGATGATCGGCGCGCTGGGCGAGCTCGGCGGAAGGACGGCCATGGATGCGCTGGCGGCGCAACTCGAGTCGCCTCGGCCCATCGAGCTCCCCGGTGCTCTCGAAACGGACGCACGCGCATTTGTCGCCGAGGCGCTCGTCCACACCGAGAGCGCCAAGCCTGTACCCCATCTGATCGCTGCGCTGCAGAGCGACCACGCCGATGTGCGCCTGAGCGCCGCGCGCGCCCTTCGAATCCTGACCAACCACCGCCATGCCGAAGACGCGGAGTTTCGCGACGACGCACTCGCCGCCGAAGCCGCGACGCGCTGGCAGACGTGGTACGAGGAGAACGGCGACAAGGGCCGCGATGATTGGTTGGCGTGCGGCTTCAAGGACGCCGGCTACGAGGTCGAGCGTTTGAGCGTCAAGCACGTGTGGGACCTGTGCCGCGCGGTCGCGGACGCCGATCACCTCAGCTACAACGCTCAGCGCGTGCTGATGCGCATCTCGGGTCGTGAGCCGGCGAGTTTGAGCTGGCCCAAGCACGACGCAAACTTCTATTGGCGCCGCTGGTTCGAGCGCAGGTGGAGACGCTTCGGCGCTCCGCCGATTCCGCAGGAGCTGTCGACGCTTCGGTAG